In Thunnus maccoyii chromosome 3, fThuMac1.1, whole genome shotgun sequence, the following proteins share a genomic window:
- the ogna gene encoding LOW QUALITY PROTEIN: osteoglycin, paralog a (The sequence of the model RefSeq protein was modified relative to this genomic sequence to represent the inferred CDS: deleted 2 bases in 1 codon; substituted 1 base at 1 genomic stop codon), which yields MKALLFTCMLVPWLVAASARRFDQDSQLIPGSLPGRELNRYFRMFMFCSTQXAGHYMNRLCFLLQRALPPADEPDDGPISEGGDVSDLPTCLLCVCLTGSVYCEEVSPDMTSVPTLPKETAYLYARFNKIKKISAKDFADIVTLKRIDLTGNLISEIEDGAFSKLPLLEELSLAENKLVKLPMLPPKLTTFNANNNLLKTKGVKANAFKKLTKLINLYLAENQLEAVPHIPESVRILHLQNNNITEVNTDTFCRSNDTYYLRPSLSEVRMDGNPVVLSKYPDSFTCMKVLPVGRYR from the exons ATGAAGGCTCTGTTATTCACCTGTATGCTGGTGCCGTGGCTGGTGGCTGCCTCGGCCAGGAGGTTTGACCAGGACTCACAGCTGATACCGGGATCTCTACCTGGCAGGGAGCTGAACAGATACTTCAG aatgtttatgttttgctCTACTCAATGAGCAGGCCAC TATATGAACAGGTTGTGTTTTCTCCTGCAGAGGGCGCTGCCTCCTGCTGATGAACCTGATGACGGTCCAATCTCGGAGGGAGGAGATGTCTCTG ACTTGCCCACCTGCCTGCTGTGTGTATGCCTGACTGGCTCAGTGTACTGTGAGGAGGTCAGTCCAGACATGACCTCTGTTCCCACCCTGCCAAAAGAGACGGCCTATCTGTATGCCCGCTTCAACAAGATCAAAAAGATCAGTGCCAAAGACTTTGCTGACATTG TGACTCTGAAAAGGATTGACCTGACGGGGAACCTCATCTCAGAGATTGAGGACGGGGCATTCTCTAAGCTACCCCTGCTTGAGGAATTGTCTCTGGCTGAGAACAAACTGGTCAAACTTCCTATGCTCCCTCCCAAACTCACAACCTTCAATGCTAACAACAATCTCCTCAAAACCAAGGGTGTCAAAGCTAATGCTTTCAAG AAATTGACCAAGCTGATCAACCTGTACCTGGCCGAGAACCAGCTGGAAGCTGTTCCACACATCCCAGAGAGCGTTAGGATCTTACATCTACAG AACAACAACATCACTGAGGTCAACACAGACACCTTCTGTAGGTCCAATGACACCTACTACCTACGACCAAGCCTCAGTGAGGTCCGTATGGATGGCAACCCCGTGGTATTGTCTAAATATCCTGACAGCTTCACTTGTATGAAGGTACTGCCTGTCGGACGGTACCGCTGA